A stretch of DNA from Bacteroidales bacterium WCE2008:
CCGGTCAGGAAATGGGCGGAGTTGGGACGCAAAGGCCTCAACAGACTCGCCGAGACCCTTACGGGCGACATATACGAAATGACCGGCAAAGGCAGGTTCAAGGATGAGTTCGTCACCTGCGGAGGCGTGTCACTGAGCGAAATCAATATCTCTACTATGGAAAGCAAAAAGCACCCCGGCCTGTATTTCGCAGGTGAGGTGCTCGATATCGATGCAATAACCGGAGGTTTCAACCTCCAGGCGGCATGGTCGACGGGATACGTCGCCGCCGTCTCCGCGGCTACTGCTGCTGGTATTTCTTCTGCTGCTCGGCGATAAGTTCCTTATCGTCGAAATAATTGATCTTCATAGCCTTGCGAACCTCGTCAAGAGTTGCGCCGGCAGCTGCACGGGCCTCTTCGCAGCCCTTGCGGAGAATCTCATAGATAGCAGGAATATCCTTTTCGAGTTCCTTGCGGCGCTCGCGGATAGGGTCCAGGACCTCATTGAGGATCTTCTCGAGGAACTTCTTGCACTTCACGTCTCCGAGACCGCCTCTCATATAATGAGCCTTGAGCTCGTCGAGATTGGCGTAGTCCGGCCAATAACGGGTGAAATGCTCGTCCTTGCAGAAAGCGTCGAGATAAGTGAATACTGTGTTGCCCTCGACATGGCCCGGATCGGCTACGTTGACATGAAGAGGGTCAGTATACATGGACATGACCTTTTTATGGACCTCTTCGGCAGACTCGCTGAGATAGATGCAGTTGCCGAGAGACTTGGACATCTTGGCCTTTCCGTCAATTCCCGGGAGACGGAGGCATGCAGAGTTGTCAGGAAGCATGATGTCTGGCTCTACGAGAGTCTCGCCGTAGATGGAGTTGAACTTGCGGACAATCTCGACAGCCTGCTCAAGCATAGGTTTCTGGTCCTCGCCCACAGGAACTGTAGTAGCCTTGAAGGCGCAGATATCTGAAGCCTGCGAAATCGGGTATGTGAAGAAGCCGACAGGGATTCCGCTGCCGAATACGGCCTCCTCGCCCTCTGCACCGAAACCGCGCATCTTAATCTCAGTCTTGACCGTAGGATTGCGCTGGAGACGGGCGACAGTCACCATGTTCATGAAATAGAAAGCGAGTTCGGTGAGCTCTGGAATCTGGCTCTGGATGAAGAGCACGACCTTGCTAGGGTCCAGGCCTACGGAAAGATAATCGAGGGCAACCTCGATCACGTTCTGGCGGACCTTCTCAGGATTGTCGACGTTGTCGGTAAGAGCCTGGGCATCGGCGATGAACACGAACATCTTGTCATAGTCGCCGGCATTCTGAAGTTCCACTCTGCGGCGGAGAGAACCGACGTAGTGGCCTATATGAAGACGTCCTGTCGGACGGTCACCTGTCAATATGATTTTTCCCATATTACTATTCAGTCTTAAAACACGCAAATTTAGCGAAAATTAGTATATTTGCCAAAATTGAAGCAATAACAAAACTATGAAAAAATCACTCTGTCTAATCATTGCAGCAATCGTCGTTCTGACCTCCTGCAAGGTCGATTTTCCTACCGTCAGCGCAGACAGGTTCGAAGAGCTTCTCTCCGAGCCGGGAGTCCAGCTGATAGATGCCCGCCACGCCGATGAATACGAGACGGGATATATCGCAGGCTCGACCAACATCGACGTCACAAAGGACAATTTCAAGAAGGAAGCGCTAAAGGTGCTCGACAAGAGCAGAAAGGTCTGCGTGCACTGCCAGAAAGGCGGACGCGGGGCTAAGGCCGCAGCTATTCTGAAACGTGCAGGGTTCGACGTCTACAATCTGGAAGGAGGGTTCGACGCCTGGGTGGAAGCTGGCAAACCGTATGTAGTTCCGGAGACAGGAACATTGCCTGTGGATTAGTTCCGGGGGCACCCTGAGGTACCGGAACGCCAAGTTCCCCGAACAGCTTCTCCCAATATTCCGGATAAGTCCCGTCCGCAGCCTTGAAGTTCATGGAAACGGACGGAAATATTCTCGTCCCGTCTTCCTTGACGTACGAATCATATACCAGCTCGGAGCAATAATGAGCTCCGTTGTCATGCATGAAATAATCGTCGTAAGGCTCTCCGACATACCTGAGGGCTTTTCCGACGTATTCCTCAGCACGCGAGTTGTCGTCAAGCCGTTTCACTATGATTTCCGGAAGGGATCCGTCGTCGAGTCGGAAGTCCTCGTAGAATTCATCGAGGGAACGTATCGCCACTCCCCTCTCCCCGGTCGCATCCAGGACGCTGACCTGTCCGCCGTCCACACTGATTATTCCGACATGGATTATATTCAGGCTGTCCTTGGAGGTAGACGCGACTATCGCGTCGCTGATACTGCCGGTCCCGGTTTCTCCAGGAGCGGCCACAAAAACAAGATCGCCGGTCATCAGCCCTTCCGAAGAGCATCCGGCCAGCAACAAGATCAGCAAGAAGAGTTTTCTCATCGGGAATTATACAGCAATCCTACGATCCAGAGGACCAGACGGGTAGGAAGAATCCTTACCAGGATTCCGATGGCGCCGTAATCGATACGAGGGATTACCGTCGTCTTCATCCTGCGGCGGAGAAGCTGCCTCGTGACGGCTGAAGCGATACGGGACGGCGGCATGCCTCCGGTCTCATCCTTCTCTATCTTGGCGATGCACTTGTCGAAGCGCTCTCTGTAGAGGGAGTCTTTATCGGCAGAAGCCGCGGTGAATTTCCTGGCGGCGGTAAAACCGGTACTGGTATCTCCCGGAAGGACACAGCAGCACTGTATTCCGAAAGGCTTCAGCTCGACTGCATAGGCTTTTACGGCCATCTGCAGGGCAGCCTTGACGGAACTGTAGAGTCCCTGATATGGAAGCGGCAGGAGGGCCGCTACCGAAGTTATAGCTATAATCCTGCCCCGGGATTCCCTCAGGGCAGGAATACAGCCGTTAATAGTCTTTATTGCGCCGAAGAAATTGGTCTCGAACTGATAGCGCATTTCTTCTTCAGTAGTCTCTTCCAGAGCTCCCGCGATACCGTTCCCGGCGTTCACGACGACAGCGTCAAGCCGTCCCTGCTCTTTCATTATACGGGCTACTGCAGCTGAAATGCTGTCAGCCGAGGTTACGTCCATCTCTACACCGAAAGCGCCTTCAGTCTCAACCTTTCCGCTGCGCGAAGCGGCATAGACAGTCATGCCACGTCCGGCCAGACTGGCTACGATGGCAGCGCCGATTCCACGGCTGCCCCCGGTAACGAGTACGACTTTACCCATTTTCTATTTGATTACTCCGGCATCCTTGAATACCTTGAGAAGGATATCGACAGCTCTGTCGACATGCTCCTTGGTATGGGTAGCCATAAGCGCGAAACGTACGAGAGTATCCTGAGGAGCGCAAGCCGGCGGAATTACAGGGTTGATGAACACTCCTGCATCGAAGGCCCTTGCGGTAACCTCGAAAGTCTTCTCCATATCCCTTACATAGAGTGGGATGATAGGGCTCTCGGTATCTCCGATCTCGAAGCCCGCAGCGCGGAACTTTTCGAGGGCATAATTGGTTACTTCCCAGAGGTTTGCGATACGCTGAGGCTCGGTCCTTATGATATGCAGGGCTTCGCGGGCGCAGGCAGTGGCTGCAGGAGTAGCCGAGGCGCTGAAGATATATGTTCTCGAATTATGTCTGAGATAGTTGGCGATGACATGGTCAGTAGCGATGAAACCTCCGATAGAAGCCAGAGACTTGCTGAAAGTACCCATGATGAGGTCGACCTCGTCGGTGAGTCCGAAATGGTCGCAGACGCCGCGGCCTTCCTTGCCGAAGACGCCGAGTCCATGGGCCTCGTCAACCATGATTACGGTATTCGGATACTTATGTTTGAGTTCCACGATCTCAGGAAGCTTCGCGAGATCGCCTTCCATCGAGAATACGCCATCGACGACAATGAGCTTGACACTCTGCTTCGGGCAATGCTTGAGGCAGCGCTCGAGGTCCTTCATGTCGTTGTGTTTGAATTTGAGAGTCTTGGCGAAAGAGAGCCTGCGGCCGTCGACGATGGACGCATGGTCCCTGTCGTCGCAGATTATGAAATCCCTGTGCGTCAGAAGAGCAGGGATAACACCGGAGTTGACCGTAAATCCGGTAGCATAGCACAACGCCTCTTCCTTTCCTACAAATTCAGCGAGTTCCTTTTCAAGTGCAACATGTATATCGAGAGTTCCGTTAAGGAAGCGGGATCCCGCACATCCGGAACCGTATTTCTCCATCGCTTCGATACCTGCCTTCACAACGCGGTCATCACCAGTAAGTCCAGTATAAGCATTAGACCCGAACATCAGCACTTTGTGGCCCCCCATTTCAACCTCCGGTCCCTGATGACCTTCAATCTCACGGAAGTAGGGATATAACCCCTTAGCTTTCATCTCATCCGGCAGTGTGTACGCTGCCAGCCTTTCATGTAAAATTGACATACAAATAAGCTTTAGTACACCGCAAATATACAAAAAAACGACTATCTTTGTCTAAATATGTTCTAAAAATGAAGACACCAGCACTAAAATTTATCCTAACAGCTTCTACAGCTATCTTGTCGGGCTTTTATGCCCTTGCACAGGTAACTCCGGAGGCTCTCCTCAGAGAGAATCTCGACAGGGCCGCGTGCCATTTCCACTCATACGAATACATACCGGCAGCCGAGACACCGGCTCCGGAAGGCTATAAGGCATTCTATGTCAATCATTACGGCCGCCACGGATCCCGCCGCAGCACCAACTGGTACGCCGAGACCGGATACTACAATATCAAAAAAGCTAAAAAGGCAGGAATCCTCACCCCTCTGGGAGAAGAGCTTTACAATGACGTCAGCAAGATATACGCTGAGCATGTCGACATGGTCGGAGAGCTCTCGGAAAGAGGAGCCCGCGAGCACCGCGCCATCGCAGAAAGACTTTATTGGAGATATCCTGAGATATTCAACGGAGAAAGGACTGAGGTCGACGCCCGTGCCAGCACCGTACAGCGCTGCATCATCAGCATGGCTCATTTCACGTCCAGCCTCGATGACTGCGCTCCGGCCCTGAAGTTCGACTTCCGCACCGGAAAAAAGCACTGGCGCATCATCAACCATGAGTACTACGACAGAAAAAGTATTTCCAAATACTGCGAGCAGGTGAAGGACTCAGTCATCAGAGCTATGATGGACCCGACACGTTTCATGAATTCCATCATCAAGGCTGACCCTGACGGAGTCGTCGGAGATCCTTATGCCTTCATGGAAAGCATCTTCACTACCGGAGCTATCAGCCAGTGCCTGGATTACCCTGCGGACGTGCTCGGCAAATACTTCACCTTCGACGAAGTGCTGGCAGAATATTGCAGCTACAACAGCCGCATGTACGCCGACATGAGCAATTCTCTGGAATTCGGCGACAATGTCATCTGGGCCCCGGCCCAGGGCCTCGCCCAGGACTTCATCGAAAGAGGCGACGCGGCTATCTCCAGGGACAGCAAGAGGGCTGCAGACCTGCGCTTCGGCCATGACACAGGCATCCTTCCTTTCGCAGGCCTGCTCGGTCTCGAAGGCGTAAGTCTCAGGCGCCGCAGCGGAGACATATCCGACTACTGGTCATCCTCGATGATGGTTCCGATGGCCACGAACCTCCAGATGGTCTACTTCCGCAACGACAAAGACGACATACTTGTAAAGATATATTATAACGAGCGTGAGACCAAGATCGACGGACTTGATGCCGTTACCGGCCCTTATTACAGATGGGACGACCTTAAGGCTTGGATCAATTCCCGCATCGACGAGGTAAACGCCAGAATCAACAACAGATAATTTATGGCAGAAACCGTAATATCATGTGAGCACCTGACGCACTGGTACGGAAAACGGAAGATCTATGAGGACCTTAACTTCGAGGTGAAGCAAGGCAGCATAGTAGGTCTTCTGGGCAAGAACGGAACGGGCAAGACCACCACAATAAACATTCTGATGGGATATCTCAAGCCCCTTTCCGGAGAATGCCGGATTTTCGGAGAGCATGTCCAGAAGATCAGCCCGGCCACCCGCGCCAGGATCGCCCTTCTGCTCGAAGGACATGTGCAGTACTCATACATGACAATCGAGCAGATAGAGAAATTCTATTCGGCCTTCTATCCGAAATGGAAGAAAGAGGCATATTATGAACTGATGCGGAAGCTGAAGGTGGCTCCGGGGCAGAAGATCTCCCGGATGTCCAACGGCCAGCGTTCGCAGGTGGCTCTCGGGCTTATCCTGGCCCAGGATGCGGACCTGCTCGTGCTGGACGACTTCACCCTCGGTCTGGATCCCGGATACCGCAGACTGTTCTCGGAGTATCTCCGCGAATATGCCAAGGCGGAGGACAAGACGGTATTCGTGACGTCCCATATAATCCAGGACATGGAAAGACTGGTGGATGAGTGCATCGTCATGGATTATGGCCGCATACTTGTCCAGAAGCCTCTCGGATACCTGCTCGACAATTTCCGCCGTTTTACTTTCAACACCCAGGCATCGGACCTGCCACAGATGGAAGGCATCTTCAATCCTGGCGTGATAAGAGGCAGCGGAGAACTGTATTCATTCCTTCCTGACGACAATGTCAGACAGATTCTCGAAGGTACCGGAGTTCCGTTCGCGGATCTCCAGTCTTCGAAGATTGACCTGGAAGATATATTCATAGGACTTACTGGCAAATATTGATCATGAACAAAGCTATATTCTACAAAGAATGGATCAAGTCCCGCATCTTTCTGCTGGGGCTCGTACTGGTATTTGCCGGTTTTACAGGCTACACCATGCTCAATCTGTCCAAGATTGTGCAGTTCAACGGAGGAGCTGCCGTATGGTCGGCGCTGATCACCCGTGACACGGTACTCATTGAAGCGTTACGTCTTCTGCCTGCAATCGCAGGAGCCCTGCTGGCCGTGGTACAGTTCCTTCCCGAGATCCTCCAGAAAAGGATCAAGCTCACCCTGCATCTTCCATACCCTCAAGGCAAGATAATCTTCATGATGTATCTCTTCGGACTTACTGTCCTTCTTGCCGTTTTTGCCTGCCAGCTGGCCGCTACCGGAGCCGTACTGTCCAAGTGGATTGTATGGGAGCTGAATGCAAGGATCATGGCTACCAGCCTGGTATGGTATCTCGCCGGTTTCGCGACATATATCTGGGTAGCTGCCATCTGCCTCGAACCGACATGGAAATTCCGTGTCATATTGCTTATCATTCTTGCGGCCCTGCTGCATCTGATGTTCCTGTCCAACGTTCCGGAAAGCTACAACGGTTTCCTCCCATGGCTTATCGCCTATGTATTTGCCGGACAGGTACTTATCTACCACAGTATCGCAAGATTTAAAGAAGGAATGCAAGACTGATGAAGACTTTAGGAAAAATACTGATTTATTTCTCGCTGGCCGTGCTGCTGTTCTGGCAGGGCCCGAGAATCTATAATCTTATCACAGCCGAACCATATTCGACTCCGTTCACCCTCTATAGCTGCACGATCCACGATTTCGTATCTGTCGCGCCTAAGGAAGGAAGGGGCACGAGGCTTGTGGACAGGCAAGGGAACATTTACGATGAAAGCGCCCAGCCTATGTTCTACTACTCCGTAGTGATAGACAAGGGAAATATGCCCGACTCGATTGAGGGCAGGAAAATCACCCAGGAAGGCATCAGACGTCACAATGCGATAGTGATGCGTTCTCCGGACGATATCAACCGCAAGGCGGCGCCTGTCTATCTGTTGATGGAGTCCATCCCTGACGGTATGGAGCTGCAGGATCCCGAGCAGGCTTTCGTATCCAAGAAGGACGGTATAACTATCTATGACATGGGCTCGAATTCCGTGGATAAAGCCAAGACAGAGGCTTTCAGCAAGGCTCTGTCAGACAATGGTTTCGTCTTTCCCGTTGTCCTTGCCTCCGCAAATCCTTCCCACCGTAAGGAATATGATGCCGGCTACCTGATGACCGATTCCGAAGGAAAACTCTTCCGCATGGTCCAGGTCGACGGTCAGCCGTCAGTAGAGCGGATTCCAGCCGCAGACGGGCTTGAGCTCAAGGACATAGTAGTCACCGAACTGAGGGACTCCAGCCTTGCCGGATTCCTGATCGGAAAAGACGATTCTTTCTATATCCTGAATTCCGCCCTGGAGCTGATCCCAACTGACATGAAATATGATCCTTTCCAGCAGAAATTCCTGCTTGTGGGAGATATGTTCTACTACACTTTCAAGATTTCCGACAAAAAGGGAGAGATGTATTACGCCCTGCGTACGGGAACCTTCGAAACGGTCGATACCCTTTACAGGGAGTATCCTGAGGATACTTCCATACCTAGACTTCATTTCACTTCGCAGAACGACAAA
This window harbors:
- a CDS encoding tryptophanyl-tRNA synthetase translates to MGKIILTGDRPTGRLHIGHYVGSLRRRVELQNAGDYDKMFVFIADAQALTDNVDNPEKVRQNVIEVALDYLSVGLDPSKVVLFIQSQIPELTELAFYFMNMVTVARLQRNPTVKTEIKMRGFGAEGEEAVFGSGIPVGFFTYPISQASDICAFKATTVPVGEDQKPMLEQAVEIVRKFNSIYGETLVEPDIMLPDNSACLRLPGIDGKAKMSKSLGNCIYLSESAEEVHKKVMSMYTDPLHVNVADPGHVEGNTVFTYLDAFCKDEHFTRYWPDYANLDELKAHYMRGGLGDVKCKKFLEKILNEVLDPIRERRKELEKDIPAIYEILRKGCEEARAAAGATLDEVRKAMKINYFDDKELIAEQQKKYQQQ
- a CDS encoding Rhodanese-related sulfurtransferase: MKKSLCLIIAAIVVLTSCKVDFPTVSADRFEELLSEPGVQLIDARHADEYETGYIAGSTNIDVTKDNFKKEALKVLDKSRKVCVHCQKGGRGAKAAAILKRAGFDVYNLEGGFDAWVEAGKPYVVPETGTLPVD
- a CDS encoding Permuted papain-like amidase enzyme, YaeF/YiiX, C92 family, with protein sequence MRKLFLLILLLAGCSSEGLMTGDLVFVAAPGETGTGSISDAIVASTSKDSLNIIHVGIISVDGGQVSVLDATGERGVAIRSLDEFYEDFRLDDGSLPEIIVKRLDDNSRAEEYVGKALRYVGEPYDDYFMHDNGAHYCSELVYDSYVKEDGTRIFPSVSMNFKAADGTYPEYWEKLFGELGVPVPQGAPGTNPQAMFLSPELHTVCQLPPRRRTLLPDCRRRTLHVSE
- a CDS encoding Short-chain dehydrogenase, encoding MGKVVLVTGGSRGIGAAIVASLAGRGMTVYAASRSGKVETEGAFGVEMDVTSADSISAAVARIMKEQGRLDAVVVNAGNGIAGALEETTEEEMRYQFETNFFGAIKTINGCIPALRESRGRIIAITSVAALLPLPYQGLYSSVKAALQMAVKAYAVELKPFGIQCCCVLPGDTSTGFTAARKFTAASADKDSLYRERFDKCIAKIEKDETGGMPPSRIASAVTRQLLRRRMKTTVIPRIDYGAIGILVRILPTRLVLWIVGLLYNSR
- a CDS encoding 8-amino-7-oxononanoate synthase, with protein sequence MSILHERLAAYTLPDEMKAKGLYPYFREIEGHQGPEVEMGGHKVLMFGSNAYTGLTGDDRVVKAGIEAMEKYGSGCAGSRFLNGTLDIHVALEKELAEFVGKEEALCYATGFTVNSGVIPALLTHRDFIICDDRDHASIVDGRRLSFAKTLKFKHNDMKDLERCLKHCPKQSVKLIVVDGVFSMEGDLAKLPEIVELKHKYPNTVIMVDEAHGLGVFGKEGRGVCDHFGLTDEVDLIMGTFSKSLASIGGFIATDHVIANYLRHNSRTYIFSASATPAATACAREALHIIRTEPQRIANLWEVTNYALEKFRAAGFEIGDTESPIIPLYVRDMEKTFEVTARAFDAGVFINPVIPPACAPQDTLVRFALMATHTKEHVDRAVDILLKVFKDAGVIK
- a CDS encoding Histidine phosphatase superfamily (branch 2) — translated: MKTPALKFILTASTAILSGFYALAQVTPEALLRENLDRAACHFHSYEYIPAAETPAPEGYKAFYVNHYGRHGSRRSTNWYAETGYYNIKKAKKAGILTPLGEELYNDVSKIYAEHVDMVGELSERGAREHRAIAERLYWRYPEIFNGERTEVDARASTVQRCIISMAHFTSSLDDCAPALKFDFRTGKKHWRIINHEYYDRKSISKYCEQVKDSVIRAMMDPTRFMNSIIKADPDGVVGDPYAFMESIFTTGAISQCLDYPADVLGKYFTFDEVLAEYCSYNSRMYADMSNSLEFGDNVIWAPAQGLAQDFIERGDAAISRDSKRAADLRFGHDTGILPFAGLLGLEGVSLRRRSGDISDYWSSSMMVPMATNLQMVYFRNDKDDILVKIYYNERETKIDGLDAVTGPYYRWDDLKAWINSRIDEVNARINNR
- a CDS encoding ABC-2 type transport system ATP-binding protein, coding for MAETVISCEHLTHWYGKRKIYEDLNFEVKQGSIVGLLGKNGTGKTTTINILMGYLKPLSGECRIFGEHVQKISPATRARIALLLEGHVQYSYMTIEQIEKFYSAFYPKWKKEAYYELMRKLKVAPGQKISRMSNGQRSQVALGLILAQDADLLVLDDFTLGLDPGYRRLFSEYLREYAKAEDKTVFVTSHIIQDMERLVDECIVMDYGRILVQKPLGYLLDNFRRFTFNTQASDLPQMEGIFNPGVIRGSGELYSFLPDDNVRQILEGTGVPFADLQSSKIDLEDIFIGLTGKY